The following coding sequences are from one Lolium rigidum isolate FL_2022 chromosome 6, APGP_CSIRO_Lrig_0.1, whole genome shotgun sequence window:
- the LOC124663230 gene encoding subtilisin-like protease SBT5.3 yields the protein MGKGARVLLLAFLLFLTLQSAEMKSYLVLSKDPPSVLSPLMAGLASNYKPLYIFDEINAIGVEMDESSISALQNHPSVALAIPDRLYQVHTTHSWEFLGLETSGGNATDGWKAAKFGEGVIIGTVDTGVSPTSESFRDDGLSVPPAWRGKCDAGQDTTFSCNKKLIGARFFNAGVQMEVQGLNQTDLNSPRDYVGHGSHTLSTAGGGFVAGASAFGRGIGTAKGGSPRARVASYKACYAASGCSSLDVLAAMLAAVADGVHVLSLSLGGPPSDYVADTIAIGAFYAVQKGVTVVCSAGNSGPEPGSVSNLAPWILTVAASTMDRDFPAYVTFGNNTIKGRSLSNGTQPARQMISGDKANAANQSADNSTLCLAGTLDPAKVSGKIVVCTRGGNGRVEKGLVVKQAGGIGMVLCNDASSGNETVADPHLIPAVHCSYSSCIHLFDYLQSTEFPVGDIAVENAELGVKPAPVVADFSSRGPNTITPQILKPDITAPGVDVIAAYSAEVSATSLPFDDRRVPYNILSGTSMACPHVAGTAGLIKAKYPDWSPAMIKSAIMTTASTGANDNSQIQDQSGLPATPFSYGSGHANPALALDPGLVYDTTLEDYTNFLCSLKPTQPQNLLPISVPVPTPLLPLLSILFGANASNPFLCSKAPSFRPENLNYPSISAACLSGSGTATVKRRVKNVSPASSTYTVRVVQPNAGVRITVRPSTLSFREIYEEKSFTVRLEVYDAAAASDYVFGSIEWSDGNHRVRSSVVATTKCA from the exons ATGGGGAAAGGAGCCCGCGTTTTGCTGCTCGCCTTCCTGCTCTTCCTCACGCTGCAGTCGGCAGAGATGAAG TCTTATTTGGTCCTCTCGAAGGATCCGCCCTCTGTACTATCTCCTCTGATGGCTGGACTTGCAAGCAA CTACAAACCCTTGTATATCTTCGATGAAATCAACGCGATCGGAGTGGAGATGGACGAGAGTTCGATATCAGCCCTCCAAA ATCACCCCAGCGTGGCGCTTGCCATCCCAGATAGGCTTTACCAGGTGCACACGACGCATTCGTGGGAGTTCCTTGGGCTCGAGACATCAGGTGGCAATGCGACCGACGGGTGGAAAGCAGCCAAGTTCGGTGAGGGGGTCATCATTGGCACTGTCGACACGG GTGTGTCGCCAACATCTGAAAGTTTCCGGGACGACGGCTTGTCCGTCCCGCCGGCGTGGCGCGGAAAATGCGACGCTGGCCAAGACACGACCTTCAGTTGCAACAA GAAGTTGATCGGCGCCAGGTTCTTCAACGCGGGTGTCCAGATGGAGGTACAGGGACTGAACCAGACGGACCTGAACTCGCCACGGGACTACGTCGGGCACGGCTCGCACACGCTGTCCACGGCGGGCGGCGGCTTCGTCGCGGGCGCCAGCGCCTTCGGCCGTGGGATTGGCACCGCCAAGGGCGGCTCGCCGCGGGCGCGCGTGGCCTCGTACAAGGCGTGCTACGCCGCGTCGGGATGCTCCAGCCTGGACGTCCTGGCGGCCATGCTCGCGGCGGTCGCCGACGGCGTGCACGTGCTATCGCTCTCCCTCGGCGGGCCGCCGTCGGACTACGTCGCGGACACCATCGCGATCGGCGCGTTCTACGCGGTCCAGAAGGGGGTCACGGTCGTCTGCTCCGCCGGCAACTCGGGCCCGGAGCCAGGCTCGGTGAGCAACCTGGCTCCCTGGATCCTTACGGTCGCCGCAAGCACCATGGACAGAGACTTTCCAGCTTACGTCACCTTCGGCAACAACACCATAAAG GGACGAAGTCTATCGAACGGCACTCAGCCAGCCCGCCAGATGATTAGCGGGGACAAGGCGAATGCGGCAAACCAGTCTGCCGACAACTC GACGCTGTGCTTGGCCGGCACACTGGATCCTGCAAAGGTGAGCGGCAAGATAGTTGTGTGCACCAGAGGTGGGAACGGCAGGGTCGAGAAGGGGCTGGTGGTGAAGCAGGCCGGTGGCATCGGCATGGTCCTCTGCAACGATGCCAGCAGCGGGAACGAAACGGTCGCGGACCCGCATCTCATTCCCGCGGTTCATTGCTCCTACTCCAGCTGCATCCACCTCTTCGATTACCTCCAGTCTACCGA atttccggtggGTGACATCGCAGTAGAGAACGCGGAGCTTGGCGTGAAGCCAGCGCCGGTGGTTGCAGACTTCTCCTCTCGTGGACCAAACACCATCACTCCTCAGATCCTCAAG CCTGACATCACGGCGCCAGGCGTCGACGTGATCGCCGCGTACAGCGCGGAGGTTTCAGCAACTAGCCTACCTTTCGACGACCGCCGTGTCCCCTACAACATATTGTCCGGCACCTCCATGGCGTGCCCGCATGTGGCGGGCACCGCCGGTCTGATCAAGGCGAAATACCCGGACTGGAGCCCGGCGATGATCAAATCGGCGATCATGACCACCG CATCCACCGGAGCAAACGACAACAGCCAAATTCAGGACCAAAGTGGCTTGCCTGCCACCCCATTCAGCTACGGCTCGGGCCATGCAAACCCTGCCCTAGCCTTGGACCCTGGCCTGGTGTACGACACTACGCTGGAAGACTACACCAACTTCCTATGCTCCCTGAAGCCTACCCAGCCCCAGAACCTGCTCCCCATCTCCGTCCCGGTCCCAACGCCGCTGCTTCCTTTGCTATCCATCCTCTTCGGCGCCAATGCAAGCAACCCATTCTTGTGCAGCAAGGCTCCGTCCTTCCGTCCCGAGAACCTCAACTACCCTTCCATCTCCGCCGCTTGCCTCTCTGGCTCCGGCACCGCCACGGTGAAGCGCCGGGTGAAGAACGTGAGCCCAGCTTCCAGCACCTACACCGTCCGCGTCGTGCAGCCGAATGCGGGGGTTAGGATCACGGTGCGACCTAGCACGCTGAGCTTTCGTGAGATCTACGAGGAGAAGAGTTTCACTGTGAGGCTGGAGGTCTAtgacgccgccgcggcctccgacTATGTGTTCGGCAGCATTGAGTGGTCGGACGGGAACCATCGCGTCCGGAGCTCAGTCGTGGCCACCACCAAGTGCGCGTAG